Proteins encoded within one genomic window of Felis catus isolate Fca126 chromosome C1, F.catus_Fca126_mat1.0, whole genome shotgun sequence:
- the GPR61 gene encoding G-protein coupled receptor 61, which produces MESSPIPQSSGNSSTLGRVPQTPGPSTASGVPEVGLRDVASESVALFFMLLLDLIAVAGNAAVMAVIAKTPALRKFVFVFHLCLVDLLAALTLMPLAMLSSSALFDHDLFGEVACRLYLFLSICFVSLAILSVSAINVERYYYVVHPMRYEVRMTLGLVASVLVGVWVKALAMASVPVLGRVSREEGAPSTPPGCSLQWSHSAYCQLFVVVFAALYFLLPLLLILVVYCSMFRVARVAAMQHGPLPTWMETPRQRSESLSSRSTMVTSSGAPQTTPHRTFGGGKAAVVLLAVGGQFLLCWLPYFSFHLYVALSAQPISTGQVENVVTWIGYFCFTSNPFFYGCLNRQIRGELSKQFVCFFKPAPEEELRLPSREGSIEENFLQFLQGTGCPSESWVSRPVPSPKQEPPAVDFRIPGQIAEETSEFLEQQLTSDIIMSDSYLRPAPSPRLES; this is translated from the coding sequence ATGGAgtcctctcccatcccccagtcaTCAGGGAACTCTTCTACTCTGGGGAGGGTCCCTCAAACGCCAGGTCCCTCTACTGCCAGTGGGGTCCCAGAGGTGGGGCTGCGGGACGTGGCCTCAGAATCTGTGGCCCTCTTCTTCATGCTCCTGCTGGACTTGATCGCTGTGGCTGGCAACGCCGCTGTGATGGCTGTTATCGCCAAGACACCTGCCCTCCGAAAATTCGTCTTTGTCTTCCACCTGTGCCTGGTGGACCTGTTGGCCGCCCTGACCCTCATGCCCCTGGCCATGCTCTCCAGCTCTGCCCTCTTTGACCATGACCTCTTTGGGGAGGTCGCCTGCCGCCTCTACTTGTTCCTGAGCATATGCTTCGTAAGCCTGGCCATTCTCTCGGTGTCGGCCATCAACGTGGAGCGCTACTATTACGTTGTCCACCCCATGCGCTACGAGGTGCGCATGACGCTGGGGCTGGTGGCCTCTGTGCTGGTGGGTGTGTGGGTGAAAGCCTTGGCCATGGCTTCTGTGCCAGTGTTGGGAAGGGTCTCCCGGGAGGAGGGAGCGCCCAGCACCCCCCCAGGCTGCTCACTCCAATGGAGCCACAGTGCCTACTGCCAGCTTTTCGTGGTGGTCTTTGCTGCCCTTTACTTTTTGTTGCCTCTGCTCCTTATCCTTGTGGTTTACTGCAGCATGTTCCGAGTAGCTCGAGTGGCTGCCATGCAGCACGGACCGCTGCCCACGTGGATGGAGACGCCCCGGCAACGCTCCGAGTCTCTCAGCAGCCGCTCCACCATGGTCACCAGCTCGGGGGCTCCCCAGACCACTCCGCACCGGACGTTCGGGGGAGGGAAGGCTGCGGTGGTCCTCCTAGCTGTGGGGGGACAGTTCCTGCTCTGTTGGTTGCCCTACTTTTCTTTCCACCTCTACGTGGCCCTGAGTGCTCAGCCCATTTCGACTGGTCAGGTGGAGAACGTGGTGACCTGGATCGGCTACTTCTGCTTCACTTCCAACCCTTTCTTCTATGGATGTCTCAACCGGCAGATCCGGGGCGAGCTCAGCAAGCAGTTTGTCTGCTTCTTCAAGCCGGCTCCGGAGGAGGAGCTGAGGCTACCTAGCCGGGAGGGCTCCATTGAGGAGAACTTCCTGCAGTTCCTTCAGGGTACTGGCTGTCCCTCCGAGTCCTGGGTTTCCCGACCCGTACCCAGCCCCAAGCAGGAGCCACCTGCCGTTGACTTTCGAATTCCAGGCCAGATAGCTGAGGAGACCTCGGAGTTCCTGGAGCAACAACTCACCAGCGACATCATCATGTCGGACAGCTACCTCCGGCCCGCCCCCTCACCTCGACTGGAATCCTGA